One Cucumis melo cultivar AY chromosome 8, USDA_Cmelo_AY_1.0, whole genome shotgun sequence genomic window, TGTTTTAGTTGTCCAACAAAAATGCAATATGTAAATTattatttgttaattaattacGATAATGGGGCAAAACATATTGGATTTTCTTTCGTAACTGCGTTGCTATACGGTAAATGAAGTCTTTCTCAAATTCTCTTTATCTCCTCCTTCACGTCCCCTAATCTCCTTTCGAACAATCCTCGCAACTGTTCTTAATTCTAGATTTTAAATCATCAATTCGAATCAATGAATATTGTTTTTTAATCTACAACGAGATTTAATGAACCTCACAACATGAGATGGAGGGATGGTAATGGCAAGGTTTATgaataaaagagaagaagaggaaaCTAAGGAAGATGTGATTTGCTACACCATAGCCCAACCACCAAAATAATACGAAATAACCACATACACCCttctttctgtttttttttttcttttttaaataaagatAATCTACGTCAAATTTGGAACTTTTGATaccaaaattatattttaggCTTAACAAAAATGTGTTGAGAAGTGTAAGTTGACAACAAGTCTAAGAAACtttgaaaacagaaaaacaaATTCTTAGTTTGTCCAGCGGGAAACAAACTCATGATTACTAATACTGAAGATTCCTTTATCAGAAAAAGTACAAAATGATTCCAGTGCTTCTCTCTCTCATGATCCAAGATATTTAGCTTCCTCACCATCAAATATTTCCTCCCAAACTCTTCTCTCTCCTAGACTAGAAATATGTCAAAAGATATTAAATTAGGCTCAATTTAACCTTCAAACAACCGAATAATTGTGAGGAAAAGATAAAATAGGAATTATAGAAACTTATAGGGACAAAATTTGTATATCCATCAAATGATCCAATCATTCAATCCATCTCAGAAAGCCTTCTACATACATTAACCCATCAGTGGAGAAGATACAAACATTCATAAGAGATGTTAAAACTTACATCATTTCAACTGAGATTTGGGATAACACAAAGGAATATACTACAATATATAAAGGCACAAACAGATAAAAGGCGGTCCTAAACATGAAGATAGCTCCAATCTAAATACAGAAATTGAGTAGTCGTGGAGCATATTAGAACTTAAGCTAAGCTAGGCCTTCTTGGGGGACTTGGTACCCTTGGAGGGAGACTTAGGCTCCTTTGCTGCCGTCCCTGCCCTCTCGGATTTCTTTGGAAGAAGGACTGGGTTGATGTTCGGAAGCACCCCACCATGAGCAATTGTCACCCCGGCAAGAAGCTTCCCGAGTTCCTCGTCATTCCTCACAGCCAAGAGCACGTGTCTCGGGATGATCCTGTTTTTCTTGTTGTCTCTTGCTGCATTCCCAGCCAGTTCCAAAACCTAAAGTATAATGCGATCTTAATTAAACTGATAGATGATTTGAACTGTGAGTTTCTGGACCAGCTTACACGTATCTCGACTAATCTCATTAACAACCTACCTTGTTCTACGATATTTGGATATCAAGGAAACTAGTAAGATATTAAACCTTAGGTAGGTAGTCACTAGAAATTGGACTCATCCCTCCTAGCCCTTCATCAAACTCATGACCTTGTTTACCACTAGGTCAACCCATGATGGACAACTCGAATACTATATTCACTACGACATCAATATGTTCAAGTTTGGAAGTTAGTGACACTTATATTTCATCTTTTATATGGATATCCTTAACACATTAACCCAATAGCTCAGTATACAACATCAATTCTTGTATTATCATCAAACACTTTTGTGCAAGATTCAATCGGTGAATGAATTAAAAGAATTCTACTAGACGTCAATGGATGACCAAAATTTCTCTTGGTAAGaaacataaaattcaaatgCTTACTGAACAAAGACATCAATTTACCATCTTAAAGATTGATGGTTTGATATCCGACCCCACAATTgttgaaatacaaaaaaaacaaaaaacaaaaaacaaaaaacaaaaagaaaagcaGCAATTTCTATGATGCCAAAATCAACACAAAATCATTTGGATAAAGCATCAGAATCAGGACATAAAGGACAGCTGAAAAGAGTTACAAAAGCAAGGCAAAGCGGATACCGAGGGAAGTTGAGAATCTATTCAGTTTGAATTTCTAATTTTTCAGATTCACTcaaataaactaattaaaatatttgaaaaaaaaaatgtatttgttaTTTAAAACAGTGTTTGATTTATAAGCAACATTTGTACGCTTTTTCAAACTCTAAAATCTCTACCAAACAACgatctttcaaaaaaaaaaaaaaaagaccccAAAATAAAAGTGTTTTTGTTATCCACGTTCTATTAATTTGTATTTGTTTTAAGAATTTAACTAGAGATTTAAGCGTCTCTCTACAAAACATGAAAACAgtaatataaaaagaagatgaaacaaTCGTAAATTTCAAAGACAGAAATTTGAGTTTCTATTTGCTATCCATTtcgtttttcattttttacttttgaaaattaaaattattacaTCTTGTAAGTTGAATTCTTAGTaaaatgtaaaagaaataataataaaatagaaactactattgttttaatttctaaaatttgattGGGTCTCTGCTTAAGTGTTTTTCCAaagttcttttttatttaaattttttggataaaaaatgtttaaattttacttGAAAAGGTGGTATGAGCGGTTACCAaacacattaatttttttcaaaaagatcttttttttaaaaaaaaaaaattatatacttgagaatagtttttaaattattgGTAAAAAATAAGAACCCAACATTTTCTGTTTCTTTGTTAACCAtttgtttttttgaaaattataccTACAAATCCCACTTTCATTTATTGGTTTCTAAGTTCTACCAAGATTTAAAACTAAAAGAAGtgtagtttttgtttttagaaattgACTAAGATTTTAAGTCAATTtggcttaattttaaaaaacaaagaacCAAAGACCAAACGTGGTTACCAAACGAAGCTTtaaaacttaattttaaaatttaaaaataaaaaacaaagtgGTTATCAAACCAATgctaaaaaaaaagtgaaatcgATGTCAAGAACTAAGAAGACCTTAAAATTCTATATTTAAAATCGGTGATTTTTTCCTTTCTAGATTGTCTGAAAACTTAGAATGAACTTTGTCTATATACACAAAACCAAATAGGGAAATCAGAGAATAGATTGCATAAAtgatagtaataataataataataacaaaactAATTCCATTAAATTGGGGATTTTATATATGAAGAGAAAGAGCTAAGAAAATCAAATTCTAAGCCATTCacaagaaataaagaaaatgcaTTCCAATCCAAGCATATAATCCTTTGAATAAACGATCAGATTTCTCACACACAATTAAAACATGTAAAATCCTCCAACAGAAACTGAAAAAAGAAACCCTAAATTAAGTAAATCGAAAGTAACAAACAGAGAAGAACGAAGCAGTAGTAAATATTCACCTCAGCAGCGAGGTACTCAAGCACAGCAGCAAGGTAAACCGGAGCGCCGGTTCCGACTCGTTGAGAGTAACGGCCATTCTTCAAGTAGCGACCGATTCTGCCGACGGGAAACTGGAGGCCGGCTTTGACAGAGCGAGAGACAGGCTTCTTCTTAGGACCGGCACCGCCTCTTCTGCCGGCGAAGCCTTTCTTCGCCTTGCCGCCAGAATCCATTGGAAGAGAAAATTTTCCGGGGaaacaaaaaagtaaaaaagaaaaaaaaaaaaaaaaacagaaaaggtGAAAGAGTGAGGGAAGTTAACGACGAGGTTTCAACAGAGATGACATTACTTTTGTgaaatgagaaaaataaaatggaaaGTGAATGACACACGCCCTGTTCCTGATGACATGGACACATCgcttttgtatttttttctttttttaattatattccTATCCAATTAAAATGCATCAAATTACACCCtcccaaataatttttttttatatgtctAAATTAGACAACACTCTCTTCCACCTCGTTGCCAACCTACCCACCTACGGATAGTTACGATTACATTCTTAAACtttcaattaaaaaatagaACCCATAGACCCGGAGAGTGTTAAAATGAGATTTATTCTATTTTAATCTAATAATTTTTAAAGAATCTAATaatttttagttctttaaatttaatttgtatacTTGTAGTAATTATCGTTTGTTTTTTAACGGTTagtttattgttaaattttataaaaaaaatagccACTATTAAAGGTACATAAACTTAACAAATAAAAAGTTCCtcaaataatttttgtttttaggaCTGTACAATCAATCAAAAGTAATATTTAACctaaaagtcaaactttgtaaCTTCAAAACTTTTAGTGCATTTATACTCATAATTCCGATCCAAACAAGTTGGTGGAAAAACATGCATTCCTTTATCAAAATAAACTTAACTCAATTGACATAAATATATACACTTAAAAAGGTTCGGATATATACACTTGAAAGGTTGCTCGAATGTCTAACTTTTAATGTACTAAAAGACCTACTGCCATCAATATCCTACTAAGCTGAGATAGTATAGACATTCCAATAGGGTTTTTGTGTGCCTGTCATAGTTTGTTGAGTTAGGTAAACACATTAATTTTGAGTAGAAACAAGATAAGATGTTAAGTTAAATCAATGTATCCATTTTATGAATTCATTTGTCATATACACATAAAGCAAGAGAAGCCAAATGAA contains:
- the LOC103490019 gene encoding probable histone H2A.4; its protein translation is MDSGGKAKKGFAGRRGGAGPKKKPVSRSVKAGLQFPVGRIGRYLKNGRYSQRVGTGAPVYLAAVLEYLAAEVLELAGNAARDNKKNRIIPRHVLLAVRNDEELGKLLAGVTIAHGGVLPNINPVLLPKKSERAGTAAKEPKSPSKGTKSPKKA